The Geotoga petraea DNA window TGATTCCAATCCTGTAGATCTTCTATAACTCAAGTCATTTCCTCTTTTCCCTGCACCGCGTGAATTATAACCTCTTTTATAAATATTCTTTTCTTTTTCAGATAATTGCGGAAATATTTTAAGTGCAAAATCATCATGTGCTTTAGCGCTTAAAAAATCTTTTGATCTTTCATTAAGATGAAAAGGCTTTTTCCTTCCATCTTTCAAGATCAAAAGTTTATATTTTAACGCCATAACAGCATCTCCAATATAAGCAAAATTATCTATAGGTATTTCTCTAAAATCAGCTAATTTATTTGTTTTAAAAAACTCTTCTACATTCATAAAAAATTCCCCATTAAATCAAATTTTTATACACTTCTATTAATTTCTCTACATTAACTGTGAGAGAAAAATTGTTTTCTACGAAAGTCTTTCCCATTGATGATAGTTTATTATATTCACTTTCATTATTTAAAAGTCTTAAAATGTTATGAATAAAATCATCAGCTACTAATTCTGGAATCATTATTCCACCAGTGTTCTTTCTTGAAAGAATATCATAGACCCCCATCTTACCAAGGGCTATTACTGGAGTCCCTGAAGCCAGCGATTCTAAAACAACTAACCCTTGAGTT harbors:
- a CDS encoding Mini-ribonuclease 3, with the translated sequence MNVEEFFKTNKLADFREIPIDNFAYIGDAVMALKYKLLILKDGRKKPFHLNERSKDFLSAKAHDDFALKIFPQLSEKEKNIYKRGYNSRGAGKRGNDLSYRRSTGLESLIGYLYLAKEFDRLNEIFEVIDKCMFKEEMS